The Salvia splendens isolate huo1 chromosome 20, SspV2, whole genome shotgun sequence nucleotide sequence TGGACTGGAGTGTAGTGTAGTGCTTTTGAGTGTGTTTATGCATCAGAGTATATCCCCAAATTAAATCCCAAATCATAACACAGTATTATTACATGATTCTTCTCAATTTCTGCTATAAGTCATAATTtgcttatttcattttttgtaattATTAGTAGCTGTATttgatttcatattttatttttagatgtTAATATATGtgaaattaaaatcataatatatgtgaaattaaatcaaataactcaATGACATTAATTGAAAACCAAAATTGCATTATTGGCATTTCTAAAATTACGTAAATTAAATGTAGAGAGGTTTAATGATTTAACATCACCATTCAaaaatttatagtgtgttttgGCAGACATAAAGAgatgttaaaaaaaatttagcGTTCGATATGTGAAATTTGTCATGGCTTTTGcgttttaataatttaatagtgaATGATACAAGTTTTaagtataattaataaaatataaaaaaatgatagaaaaaaatGGTCGAAATATTGTCAATAAAAAGTGACACATGATTCATCTagaaattcacaaaaaaaaaaattattagtacGTGAGAGCATTCCCATATGTGCTCTTGCCAAaaagcacggatgtgggtctGGACCCACATTTAATACTTTTTTACTCtttgctcttaggcaagagcacaacacccacattcatgctcttctgcaaggacatgctcaagggtccaccattctattattcaatttaaataaaaacatttccacaatattaaaatgcattaaaaatacccggaatactattaaaaacggatataatttattgggaagtgggaaaatatatttttttatttaaaattgattttttaaattaaattcgatttaaaaaaaaaagaaaattcgaAAATGCCAATGGttttgccgttggccaatcagaacgcgccacatCAGTCTGCTCAGTGGCACGggcgtgctcgatgcatcgagcagcgccgcacCAACTGCACGGACGCCGTACGTCCGGATGAGCAgcgctgcggatgctctgaaATTTTTGTTGTTAATTTGATTTCTGGCTACTAATGTTATTCTCATTAGAATTGTGAGAAAAATGCTGAAGGGCTTGGGTAAAGTTTAGGTATAAAAATGTCTATAGATGCtgataaaagtaaataaattaactcAGCAAGTGATCCATCCACGCTAAaagattttgtattttttgcCAATTTTTAATTGTAACTTTAATCATAACTTTAATTCCGGTagaaacaaaattaatattgCAGTTCGAATCAAAATCGAAACTTTGctaaaatatttatgttgtctGACCAAAATTGTATATGGACTTTTTTGTGTCGACAGCTAGTAAAGCCCATAGTTTTATGctatatcaaattaaaacttatcaattatactatataaatatttaggATTATcaagtactctctctatcccattagaaatgaaacgttttcctttttggtttgtcccattaaaaataaaatatttctaaaaatggaaacaatactctctctactttttattctctcttactttactctctcatcattaactcacaaaacaacactacataaaatctcgtgccgaaaagcaaatattgcatatttaatgggacgaaaggagtatatCCTAACCGTTGCAATTTATCAGTATTCTTCTTATTCTTTAAACTTGTAATAATCTAATCAAATTTTCTTAGAAAAGTATTtcgaataaataaaaataaataaatattaatattctcAACCTGTTATTTGAAGTCATGCTAGAATTGTTAATTTGGATTCGTAATAAGCCTTAGAATGGGCTTGTAATTTACACTGGCCCATGTAAGCCTCTGTTATACTACTCCTTATGAATAACGGCCCAACAAAGTAACCCAAAAATATTTCTTGACTTGTTAAAATATTTATGGTCGATTAACCACAGAAATTGAAAACAAGTTAACAAAAattggaaatttaaaaaatgggATTATgcaagttttttttaattagtcatGTACATTTCATTTTCAACTTTTTTTGATAATTGGTGCGTGCATATATTTATTAGGATTCTTTATCTCATCGAGGTTCTTGTAGACAATCAGTACCGAAGTCAAGATTTAATATTAGGGGTTCAAATCACCGTTAAAATATGTTGAGTGTTTTCAGTGAAGGATCAGTCGGTTCCAAATTCAATATCTTTATATATGTATGCATATGGAGCAGGTAAAATTCAAAACGGTGGGGATAAAGGCTGCCCATAGGCCCACCCTAGTTCGCCGGTGCATATAATGACGGATTCAAATTGAGTCGGGGAAAAAGGTGTTCTAATAATCTTATCACAAGCCCATGAATGTTAGAAAACTCCCCCAACTATTCGGCCACATTTAAATACTTTTatagaaaggaaaataaaatactctaGGTGTTGCCCACATTAGTTATATGTTCGACAATTCCAGGTAAAAGCAAACTATAAATGGATTATGAAAAGTGTGGAAAATGTATGCTatctttatcttcttttttttcttttattgtatGAATTAATGAGTTGGCTATAAAATGAGCTGTGGAAAGTAACCCACTTTTTAGCTTTTGAAAGGGAAAGTCATAACAACCATTATGCGCTATGTCCCTCAAAACTTTAATTAAGCCTATTTTATCTCATGTAATATTTTTCGATATATGCACCTTAAACGATAGGATAACTAATCAATAATTAAGATGATTCTCAACCCAAAATCATATAATTCCCatgatatttaattaaagatggATGAGTTCTATTGAATAAATTTAATGTGTgcatctttaatttttttttactatgaaaggaatatgtaactattattaTCCGGTTTTTACTAGTATTAAATCACTCTTGATGAATTTTTACGTACCCCTTCTTTCATCATTGTCACCATTCCTCTCGtctccttttattttttacgtgaaattttcaacaaaacttttaccaaaaaatagaaagaaaaaaatatgttgTATTGGATGGAATTACATAAATTGAGGTAAATAATAAGTACTCCACATTATAATAGATATGTGGAGGGGCCTCATATTTTCCAGCTAGAAAAGCTACAACTAACTTCATTTATAATCAAACTACTATTGCATCTCTTTGAAGGAAAATTATAGCAAAAGATTGTTCTTCATTAATTCCGATTGCAACTGCCCATGCAAATTTCTCAATCATGAAAAAATTTTTAGCAAAAGATTGTTCTTCATTAATTCCGATTGCAACTGCCCATGCAAATTTCTCAATCATGAAAGATCACTAGAGAGTAGAAAAAAAAGGGTAGATATATTATAGTATATTCATAAACACATTTGAGTCTTTTCAACGGTTGAAtactaaatttataattatttatcattCATTGATTGACCTTCTTTCACACTTACGCTTTTTGTGAAGTTTTGATTCatctctattttaatttttactactattaataaGTCTATTAATTAAACCATCAAAACGAAAAAATTAGGAACACTTGCACCAAAATTGATAGTGCAGTTTGATTTCCATTTGTTGTTTTTgaacaaaatatattttttcaacTAACTTAAACTTGATCTCTTTCGGTTTTATTTCACCGAAAAACGACAACATActaataaaagataaaatagaTTATCATAATGTTGACTTAAAACTTTATTAGATGTTAACCACTACTCTACGGCTAAGATTCTCCTAACATTGTTCAATTATTTGGTTCACCTATACCATAAAATCTCAATTTAGAAAACAAAAACTATAAATCCTCGAAATTATATGTCTCAATTCGGATGGATCAGTTAAACAAATAGCAAATTATCACAAAATTTGGTCAATTTATGGTCCATTCCACAACTCTAGGATACAATATAAAGAAATCACGGTTATGGATTTGTTCACAATTATCACGCTACGTAAAGTTTGACTTTTTATAtggaatatatatttaatgtttTACAATCAAATGACTCCATGTGTTTTATGCATGTACGACATTGTTAAACTCACTAACGATAACTTTTATCTATAATAATTACCAAAAATgcatcatgtgataattacaaacaaattcaaattatatattttttttgactGATTTTATAAGTTACGGAGCATCCCATAATTTAACTAAATTTTACTATAATTAATTTCGATAATTTATCCTTAAGTAAGCCATATCTGTATGTATATGTGTGAAAATCGTTACTCTTGATTTTCTTAGTTGTGAAGAAAAATGACGATTCAAAGTCCACGTTAGTGTGAGACTTGGTAAACGTAGTCAAAAATGAAGAAACAAactttgattttataaattttataaattcgAATCCTTGTCAGTTCAATTCCTTCCCTCTAAGTGGGAAAATTACACACTGACTTTAACTCCTTGGTCGATAATTGCGTACTCGTTAATTAAACATTCAATACAATGGTTACTAATATTAATCCTTAATATAGTAAGTAATTgttaaaattataaaacaaaaatcaaatgaATGGCCGCAAACCTCACTCCACGGCTCCAACTGCCCCACCAAAAAGAGTTAAATCACCATTAATGTCACCGACTAACaatttgttttttattcatTGTTCAACCAAAAAAAGACAATTAATTTGTGAATATACGTTAGGTATATGATAGAAATGATTTGTGAACTCTGGAACTTCTTTTTCTTGGATATTAACCATTTTACAAATGAAAATCACACGCAATAATgattttttattgataaattaaCGGAAATTAAAAGATCGCATTATATAGATTAGGAACACAAGTTTTTTTCGATTTTCACTAATGTAAATGCAAAAAGCAACagaatatatttaaaaattaaacaatactactattaaaactTCTTTTTCAAACACCAAAACTTTTCCTCCAAAATTGACCCCGCGTTTTCTCATCTCTCTCCCAACTAAACCACCTTTTCTCCTTCCTCCGCCTTCTCCAATCTCCACCACCGCGGCGGCTCCTCTCCTCCTACCACCGTTCAAAAATCCAGCACCTCACAACACTCCTCCATGGGGAATTGCAACGCCTGCATCCGCCCGCCCGAGTCCGACCCCTCCAATTCAAACCCCCAAACCCCCAAAAAGCCCCGCAAAAACCACCACGGCGAGCACTCCCCCAACCCCTACGCCCGCTCCCCGGCCCCGATCCGCGTGCTCAAGCACCTCGCGCCGCGCGCGCCGCGCATCTCCGACAAGTACGTCCTCGGCCGCGAGCTCGGCCGCGGCGAGTTCGGGATCACCTACCTCTGCACCGACCGCGACACGGGCGAGGCGCTCGCGTGCAAGTCGATCTCGAAGAGGAAGCTCCGCACCGCCGTCGACGTCGAGGACGTCCGCCGCGAGGTCGAGATCATGTCCAGCCTCCCCGAGCACGCCAACGTCGTGAGGTTGCGCGCCGCCTACGAGGACGCCGAGGCCGTGCACCTCGTCATGGAGCTCTGCGAGGGCGGGGAGCTCTTCGACCGGATCGTGGCGCGCGGCCACTACAGCGAGAGGGCCGCCGCCGCCGTGGCGAGGACCGTCGCCGAGGTCGTccggatgtgccaccacaacgGCGTTATGCATCGGGATTTGAAGCCGGAGAATTTCCTTTTCGCGAATAAGAAGGAGAATTCGGCGCTCAAAGTCATCGATTTCGGATTGTCGGTGTTCTTCAAGCCTGGTGCGTTTCCGATTTCCTCTGTTCCTGAAAATTCAGAAAGCATTGTAGCTCTAATTGAGGATTACACTGATGCAAATCGAGAATTTAGAGATCGGTGCATGATAATTAAGCTCTAATTGAGGATTATTCTGATATAAATCCAGAATTTAGAGATAGGTGCATGATAATTAAGCTCTAATTGAGGATTATTCTGATACAAAACGAAAATTTAGAGATAAGATGCATGATATTTAAACTCTAATTGAGGATTATTCTGATATAATTGTGTGTTTTTCCTTTTGTTTGAGCTTAAATTTTGCTGTATTTACCATTTCTGGAAACAGGTGAAAGGTTTTCTGAAATTGTGGGGAGTCCGTATTATATGGCGCCGGAGGTGTTGAAGCGAAACTATGGACCCGAAGTAGATATATGGAGTGCTGGAGTGATTCTGTACATTCTCTTGTGTGGCGTTCCTCCGTTTTGGGCCGGTAAATTCCTCTCTTTGTCGTCTAGATTCGAATCTCAGAGGCAATAAAAACGATAACTGATGAGATTTCGCTCTATTTCTTGGTTGATGCAGAAAGCGAGCAAGGTGTGGCGCTTGCGATTTTGAGAGGAGTGATTGATTTCAAGAGGGAGCCATGGCCACAGGTTTCCGAAAGTGCAAAAAGCCTTGTTAGGCAAATGCTGGAGCCAGACATCGAAAAGCGTTTGACAGCCCAGCAGGTTCTCGGTGAGTTTCATTAATGTTCAGAACATAATGCTCGATCCTCTCTGGATAACTAGCTGTTCTAGTGAGCTTTCCCAAACACGTACTCAAGTAACCCTAAATTTCTAGCAATCCATGGAAAGTGTCACTTATGCGTATCCATTTTTCGGTAACACTCTTGTAACACGAGAACAAATTTGATGCTTAGATGTTTGTTCGGGTAAAAATGAGCATCCGAGCATATTTAGTTTGCTACTCTTGCAAGTCAAGACATGTGAGATTTATGCAGCATTTTGTTTCTGAGCAGATCATCCATGGATACAAAATGCGAAAAAGGCTCCAAACGTACCGTTGGGAGATATTGTGAGAGCAAGACTCAAGCAATTTTCTGGCATGAATAGATTCAAGAAGAAAGCATTGAGAGTAAGCATCTAGCCTTAATGTGACTGTATTGGTAGACTTTGAGCTTCACAAAGTTCTTCCCCAGCAGAGTTTAGGAAATATAGTTACTTCACTCTGTCGTAACGATTGATGCGACTGTGTAGGTAATCGCGGAACATTTGTCTGTTGAAGAGGTCGAAATAATTAGAGATATGTTCGCCTTGATGGATACTGACAACGACGGGAAGATAACATTTGAGGAACTAAAAGCTGGTATGAGGAAAGTGGGTTCTCAGCTTGCAGATCCTGAGATAAGGCTGCTGATGGATGTGGTAAGTCacccaatttcaattttgaaaccATTAAAGAGTTTTTAGTTCACTGCAAGTGTCCTAACTCAAGAACTATTATCTCTGAATTTAATAGGCTGATGTTGATGGGAACGGTGTGTTAGACTACGGAGAGTTTGTGGCCGTCACAATCCACCTACAGAGGATGGAGAACGAAGGGCATTTCCGCAAGGCATTTACATTCTTTGACAAAGATGAGAGTGGGTACATAGAGCTAGACGAGCTACGAGAAGCTTTAGTGGGCGATTCAGGCGAAACCGAACTTGATGTCCTCAATGACATCATGCGCGATGTTGATACCGACAAGGTTTGAAGGCCCTAAattctcttcatcttcttctatATCTATCATCAATAACTGAGTGCTCACTATTGCAAGCTGGGTTCTTGTAGGATGGGCGAATTAGTTACGACGAGTTTGTGGCAATGATGAAAACGGGGACAGACTGGAGAAAGGCGTCGCGACAGTATTCAAGAGAGAGGTTCAAGAGCTTGAGCTTAAACTTGATGAAAGACGGCTCTCTTCATCTCCAAGATGGTTTTACAGGTCAAACGGTTGTGGTTTAACATTTTCAGTTCTTGTATATTTTCGATTTCTGCCTTTCGCTGGAAAGAAACCGGTTTTATCTTTCGAAAACTCGAGGCTTCAGAAAGTGGAGGAGCTTCTAAGGGCGAGTCTCGTTGCGATTCTGAATTCTCGATATGCAATGCTCCGTTGGTTGGAAATGATTTTCATAGACGAGCAGAGGACTCTCGGGGATGATGTGAGTTAGTGAGTGCTAATTCTTTTGTTCATAAGGCTTTAAAGGTAAGGAGGTACCCTTGTTTGTGCTGTATATTTTTGCAATCTCTCTCTCCTAAGCACCAAAAACGGTGAATTGAACTATATCAACTTATCACAATGTTCATGTTCAAGAGCATCATAAATTCAAGTAAATTATAAATACAAAGAGACAGCAACATGAAAAAAAAGGTGAGAGATACTCTACATGAACACGCCGAAATCAGCAGAGCTGCTTGTTCCACCTCACAGAGCCGCCTCCACCGATCTCCAGAACTCACTCGGCTTCCGGTGCTGATCGATCGGCATCTTCTTCCTAATTGAATCAATCACCGAGAAATCAATATCCGCAACCGCAATTCCAGTCGACAGCCGATCAGGCAACCGGCCAATAACTTTACCCCACGGATCAATAATCATACTATCACCgtaactctctctctcatcgCTGTGGTTCCCCGCCTGCGCCGCCGCAATCACATAGCACTGCGTCTCAATCGCCCTCGCGCGGAGCAGAATCTCCCAATGCGCCTCCCCCGTAGGTTTAGTGAACGCCGACGGCACCAACAGCACCTCCGCACCGCGGTTGAATCTCAACTGCTGATAGATCTCCGGAAACCGCAAATCGTAGCAAACAGT carries:
- the LOC121782848 gene encoding calcium-dependent protein kinase 10-like, whose translation is MGNCNACIRPPESDPSNSNPQTPKKPRKNHHGEHSPNPYARSPAPIRVLKHLAPRAPRISDKYVLGRELGRGEFGITYLCTDRDTGEALACKSISKRKLRTAVDVEDVRREVEIMSSLPEHANVVRLRAAYEDAEAVHLVMELCEGGELFDRIVARGHYSERAAAAVARTVAEVVRMCHHNGVMHRDLKPENFLFANKKENSALKVIDFGLSVFFKPGERFSEIVGSPYYMAPEVLKRNYGPEVDIWSAGVILYILLCGVPPFWAESEQGVALAILRGVIDFKREPWPQVSESAKSLVRQMLEPDIEKRLTAQQVLDHPWIQNAKKAPNVPLGDIVRARLKQFSGMNRFKKKALRVIAEHLSVEEVEIIRDMFALMDTDNDGKITFEELKAGMRKVGSQLADPEIRLLMDVADVDGNGVLDYGEFVAVTIHLQRMENEGHFRKAFTFFDKDESGYIELDELREALVGDSGETELDVLNDIMRDVDTDKDGRISYDEFVAMMKTGTDWRKASRQYSRERFKSLSLNLMKDGSLHLQDGFTGQTVVV